The following proteins are encoded in a genomic region of Arachis ipaensis cultivar K30076 chromosome B02, Araip1.1, whole genome shotgun sequence:
- the LOC107626049 gene encoding protein ROOT PRIMORDIUM DEFECTIVE 1 isoform X1, with amino-acid sequence MLFKPHTISSHILSNHLNQLRSISSLKVVWRKDPELDRAIENDKRFKLCARVVREVLNEPRHVIPLRYLEKRRQRMHLKVKIETFLNHNPGLFDVYLDRIKPKTEPVRFIRFSAKLQNFLEEQKRIFQKNEDLIVAKLCKLLMMSKNKVVSADKLLHVKKEFGFPDDFLVDLVPRYSNYFRLIGSPGEGQSFLELVNWEPKFAKSVIEHRAEEESERIGIRVRPNFIVQLPSGFVLKKDMRDWVRDWMELDYVSPYADVSHLEQNSREMEKRMVGVFHELLSLSLYKRIPVPILGKFCDEYRFSNAFSSVFTRHSGIFYMSLKGGIETAVLREAYEGDKLVDLDPLLEIKDKFVELLEEGWRQRAEELRLKQEKLRRDMENSATKVDQMSVKETNVDGRRHVDNGRRRAFKDFSETVLQENLCFGPA; translated from the exons ATGCTCTTCAAACCCCACACCATCTCTTCCCACATCCTCAGCAACCACCTCAACCAACTAAGATCCATTTCGAGCCTCAAAGTCGTTTGGCGCAAAGACCCAGAACTCGACCGTGCAATCGAAAACGACAAGCGTTTCAAGCTATGCGCCCGCGTCGTTCGCGAAGTCCTCAACGAACCCCGCCACGTCATCCCCCTTCGCTACCTCGAAAAGCGTCGCCAAAGAATGCACCTCAAAGTCAAAATCGAAACCTTCCTCAACCATAACCCTGGTTTGTTCGACGTCTACTTGGACCGCATTAAGCCCAAAACCGAACCTGTCCGGTTCATCCGGTTCAGTGCAAAGCTCCAGAACTTTCTAGAAGAACAAAAGAGAATCTTCCAGAAGAACGAGGACTTGATCGTTGCGAAACTCTGTAAGCTTTTGATGATGTCTAAGAATAAAGTTGTTAGTGCTGATAAGTTGCTTCATGTCAAGAAGGAATTCGGTTTTCCTGATGACTTTTTGGTTGATTTGGTACCTAGGTATTCGAATTATTTTAGGTTAATTGGATCACCTGGTGAAGGGCAATCGTTCCTTGAATTGGTTAACTGGGAACCTAAATTTGCGAAATCTGTGATTGAGCATAGGGCTGAGGAGGAGAGTGAGAGGATTGGGATTAGGGTTAGGCCTAATTTTATAGTTCAACTTCCTAGTGGTTTTGTGCTGAAGAAGGATATGAGGGACTGGGTTAGGGATTGGATGGAGCTTGATTATGTTTCGCCTTACGCGGATGTTTCGCATTTGGAGCAGAATTCGAGGGAAATGGAGAAGAGGATGGTTGGTGTGTTTCATGAATTGTTGTCACTTTCACTGTATAAGAGGATTCCGGTGCCGATTTTGGGGAAGTTCTGTGATGAGTATAGATTTTCGAATGCCTTTTCGAGTGTTTTTACAAGGCATTCAGGGATATTTTATATGTCACTGAAAGGAGGGATCGAGACGGCGGTGCTAAGAGAAGCATACGAGGGTGATAagttggttgatttggatccacTGCTGGAGATAAAGGACAAGTTTGTTGAGTTGTTGGAGGAAGGTTGGCGGCAGAGGGCGGAGGAGTTGAGGTTGAAACAAGAGAAGCTTAGGAGGGATATGGAAAATTCGGCCACCAAAGTTGACCAAATGAGTGTGAAAGAGACCAATGTGGATGGTCGAAGACATGTGGACAATGGAAGACGGAGAGCTTTCAAG GATTTCAGTGAAACAGTGCTACAAGAAAATCTTTGTTTTGGTCCCGCATGA
- the LOC107626049 gene encoding protein ROOT PRIMORDIUM DEFECTIVE 1 isoform X2: MLFKPHTISSHILSNHLNQLRSISSLKVVWRKDPELDRAIENDKRFKLCARVVREVLNEPRHVIPLRYLEKRRQRMHLKVKIETFLNHNPGLFDVYLDRIKPKTEPVRFIRFSAKLQNFLEEQKRIFQKNEDLIVAKLCKLLMMSKNKVVSADKLLHVKKEFGFPDDFLVDLVPRYSNYFRLIGSPGEGQSFLELVNWEPKFAKSVIEHRAEEESERIGIRVRPNFIVQLPSGFVLKKDMRDWVRDWMELDYVSPYADVSHLEQNSREMEKRMVGVFHELLSLSLYKRIPVPILGKFCDEYRFSNAFSSVFTRHSGIFYMSLKGGIETAVLREAYEGDKLVDLDPLLEIKDKFVELLEEGWRQRAEELRLKQEKLRRDMENSATKVDQMSVKETNVDGRRHVDNGRRRAFK, translated from the exons ATGCTCTTCAAACCCCACACCATCTCTTCCCACATCCTCAGCAACCACCTCAACCAACTAAGATCCATTTCGAGCCTCAAAGTCGTTTGGCGCAAAGACCCAGAACTCGACCGTGCAATCGAAAACGACAAGCGTTTCAAGCTATGCGCCCGCGTCGTTCGCGAAGTCCTCAACGAACCCCGCCACGTCATCCCCCTTCGCTACCTCGAAAAGCGTCGCCAAAGAATGCACCTCAAAGTCAAAATCGAAACCTTCCTCAACCATAACCCTGGTTTGTTCGACGTCTACTTGGACCGCATTAAGCCCAAAACCGAACCTGTCCGGTTCATCCGGTTCAGTGCAAAGCTCCAGAACTTTCTAGAAGAACAAAAGAGAATCTTCCAGAAGAACGAGGACTTGATCGTTGCGAAACTCTGTAAGCTTTTGATGATGTCTAAGAATAAAGTTGTTAGTGCTGATAAGTTGCTTCATGTCAAGAAGGAATTCGGTTTTCCTGATGACTTTTTGGTTGATTTGGTACCTAGGTATTCGAATTATTTTAGGTTAATTGGATCACCTGGTGAAGGGCAATCGTTCCTTGAATTGGTTAACTGGGAACCTAAATTTGCGAAATCTGTGATTGAGCATAGGGCTGAGGAGGAGAGTGAGAGGATTGGGATTAGGGTTAGGCCTAATTTTATAGTTCAACTTCCTAGTGGTTTTGTGCTGAAGAAGGATATGAGGGACTGGGTTAGGGATTGGATGGAGCTTGATTATGTTTCGCCTTACGCGGATGTTTCGCATTTGGAGCAGAATTCGAGGGAAATGGAGAAGAGGATGGTTGGTGTGTTTCATGAATTGTTGTCACTTTCACTGTATAAGAGGATTCCGGTGCCGATTTTGGGGAAGTTCTGTGATGAGTATAGATTTTCGAATGCCTTTTCGAGTGTTTTTACAAGGCATTCAGGGATATTTTATATGTCACTGAAAGGAGGGATCGAGACGGCGGTGCTAAGAGAAGCATACGAGGGTGATAagttggttgatttggatccacTGCTGGAGATAAAGGACAAGTTTGTTGAGTTGTTGGAGGAAGGTTGGCGGCAGAGGGCGGAGGAGTTGAGGTTGAAACAAGAGAAGCTTAGGAGGGATATGGAAAATTCGGCCACCAAAGTTGACCAAATGAGTGTGAAAGAGACCAATGTGGATGGTCGAAGACATGTGGACAATGGAAGACGGAGAGCTTTCAAG TGA
- the LOC107626050 gene encoding adenylate isopentenyltransferase 3, chloroplastic: MTTTISMFMSRLTQPLINVPTSNVPKLNVRQIQKEKVVLIMGATGAGKSKLSVDLATCFPSEIINSDKIQVYEGLDIVTNKISKEEQKGVPHHLLGTQNPNIDFTSYDFCDMSLGAIDSITRREQLPIIVGGSNSYLEALIDDDDYKFRSRYDFCCLWVDVKMDVLDSYVQKRVDQMYLNGMVNELRPFFNPNNKDYSIGIRKAIGVPEFDEYFRREHVVDEETKQRLLDEAINEIKVNTCNLARKQFGKIQRLRNVKRWKIHRLDATPVFQKHGQEANKAWNKFVLEPSAMIIAKFLYNNNSSSSSSSSSITSNNRVVSGFSSSVPASSESVVCV, translated from the coding sequence ATGACCACCACTATTTCAATGTTCATGTCTAGATTAACACAACCCTTAATAAATGTTCCTACTAGCAATGTCCCAAAATTGAATGTGAGGCAAATTCAGAAAGAGAAAGTAGTGTTGATCATGGGAGCAACAGGAGCTGGAAAGTCAAAGCTTTCCGTTGACCTTGCAACATGTTTTCCTTCAGAAATCATCAACTCAGACAAAATCCAAGTGTATGAAGGACTTGACATAGTCACAAACAAAATCTCCAAAGAAGAGCAAAAAGGGGTGCCACATCACTTACTAGGGACACAAAATCCCAACATTGATTTCACATCCTATGATTTTTGTGACATGTCACTAGGTGCCATTGACTCAATCACTAGGAGGGAACAGCTTCCAATCATAGTTGGTGGATCCAATTCATACCTTGAAGCCCtaattgatgatgatgattacaAATTCAGATCAAGGTATGATTTTTGTTGCCTATGGGTGGATGTGAAAATGGATGTTCTTGATTCATATGTGCAAAAAAGGGTTGACCAAATGTACCTAAATGGTATGGTCAATGAGCTTAGACCCTTTTTCAATCCCAATAATAAGGACTACTCAATTGGGATTAGAAAAGCAATTGGGGTGCCTGAATTTGATGAGTATTTTAGAAGAGAACATGTTGTTGATGAAGAAACAAAGCAAAGGTTGCTTGATGAAGCAATCAATGAAATCAAGGTCAACACTTGCAACTTGGCTAGGAAACAATTTGGAAAAATCCAAAGGCTAAGGAATGTTAAGAGATGGAAGATTCATAGGTTGGATGCAACACCTGTTTTTCAAAAACATGGACAAGAAGCAAATAAGGCATGGAACAAGTTTGTGTTGGAGCCTAGTGCTATGATTATTGCAAAGTTTTTATATAATAacaactcatcatcatcatcatcatcatcatccatcaCTTCCAATAATAGAGTTGTTTCTGGATTTAGTAGTAGTGTTCCAGCTTCATCAGAGAGTGTTGTATGTGTGTGA